The following coding sequences are from one Caballeronia sp. SBC1 window:
- the tsaD gene encoding tRNA (adenosine(37)-N6)-threonylcarbamoyltransferase complex transferase subunit TsaD, with the protein MLVLGIESSCDETGLALYDTERGLLSHALHSQIAMHREYGGVVPELASRDHIRRALPLLEQVMAEAGTVPTDIDAIAFTQGPGLAGALLVGASIANALAMAWDLPTVGIHHLEGHLLSPLLVSEPPPFPFVALLVSGGHTQLMRVTDVGEYETLGETLDDAAGEAFDKTAKLLGLGYPGGPEVSRLAEFGTSGAVKLPRPMLHSGDLDFSFSGLKTAVLTHSRKLGTNVCEQSKADLARGFVDAAVDVLTTKSIAALKQTGLNRLVVAGGVGANRQLREALSAAAKKRRFEVHYPDLSLCTDNGAMIALAGALRLARWPDQAVRDYAFTVKPRWDLTSLAAA; encoded by the coding sequence ATGCTTGTTCTAGGCATCGAAAGTTCTTGCGACGAAACCGGCCTTGCGCTCTACGACACCGAGCGAGGCCTGCTTTCGCACGCGCTGCATTCGCAAATCGCCATGCATCGGGAATACGGTGGTGTGGTGCCAGAACTGGCCTCCCGCGACCACATCCGCCGGGCGCTGCCCCTCCTCGAGCAAGTCATGGCGGAGGCCGGGACGGTGCCAACGGATATCGATGCTATTGCGTTCACGCAAGGTCCTGGGCTCGCTGGCGCGCTGCTGGTGGGCGCGAGCATTGCCAATGCACTCGCCATGGCGTGGGACCTGCCGACTGTCGGGATTCATCATCTGGAAGGGCATCTGCTGTCGCCACTGCTGGTGAGCGAGCCGCCGCCGTTCCCGTTCGTCGCGTTATTGGTGTCGGGCGGCCACACGCAATTGATGCGCGTGACCGACGTAGGTGAATATGAAACGCTCGGCGAGACGCTGGACGACGCCGCCGGCGAAGCCTTCGATAAAACCGCCAAACTGCTGGGACTGGGTTATCCGGGCGGCCCGGAAGTCTCGCGGCTCGCCGAATTCGGTACATCTGGCGCAGTTAAACTGCCGCGCCCAATGCTGCATTCCGGCGACCTGGATTTCAGTTTCAGCGGGTTAAAAACCGCGGTCCTCACTCACAGCCGCAAGCTTGGCACGAACGTGTGCGAGCAATCGAAAGCGGATCTGGCGCGGGGTTTTGTCGATGCAGCCGTCGACGTGCTGACCACCAAGTCGATCGCGGCGTTAAAGCAGACGGGTCTGAACCGGCTGGTCGTGGCGGGCGGAGTGGGCGCGAACCGCCAATTGCGCGAGGCGCTATCCGCCGCCGCGAAAAAGCGTCGCTTCGAAGTGCATTACCCGGACTTGTCGCTATGTACCGATAACGGCGCCATGATCGCCCTCGCCGGAGCCTTGCGTCTCGCGCGCTGGCCCGATCAGGCCGTGCGCGATTATGCGTTCACGGTGAAGCCGCGCTGGGATCTGACATCGCTGGCGGCGGCGTAA
- the folE2 gene encoding GTP cyclohydrolase FolE2, protein MNQMNPAFAMPDVQSSLDVRQIPIQRVGVKAVRYPLTIRTSGGELQPGVGVWSLDVHLPADQKGTHMSRFVALLDENRAPLDQAALRTMLTAMLAKLEAHSGRIEVSFPYFVMKTAPVSGVQSLMDYEVTLTGVACGGETRISLKVLVPVTSLCPCSKQISQYGAHNQRSHVTIAAEFEGDVSIEDLIRIAEEEASCELWGLLKRPDEKFVTERAYENPKFVEDLVRDVATRLNADERIVAYVLEAENFESIHNHSAYAVIEHDKRVSALAI, encoded by the coding sequence ATGAATCAGATGAATCCCGCCTTCGCGATGCCCGATGTCCAGAGTTCGCTCGACGTCCGGCAGATCCCAATCCAGCGCGTGGGCGTAAAAGCAGTTCGATATCCGCTGACGATCCGGACTTCCGGTGGCGAATTGCAGCCGGGCGTTGGCGTCTGGAGTCTCGACGTTCATCTTCCCGCCGATCAAAAAGGCACGCACATGTCGCGCTTCGTCGCTTTACTCGACGAAAATCGCGCGCCGCTCGACCAGGCCGCATTGCGGACCATGCTCACGGCGATGCTGGCGAAACTTGAAGCGCATTCGGGGCGTATTGAGGTGTCGTTTCCGTACTTCGTCATGAAGACCGCGCCGGTGTCAGGCGTGCAAAGCCTGATGGATTACGAGGTCACGCTGACTGGCGTTGCGTGCGGTGGCGAGACGCGGATCTCGCTGAAAGTGCTCGTGCCGGTGACTAGCCTGTGCCCGTGCTCGAAGCAGATTTCGCAGTACGGCGCGCATAACCAGCGCTCGCACGTGACCATCGCGGCGGAGTTCGAGGGTGATGTCTCAATCGAGGATTTGATTCGGATTGCTGAGGAAGAAGCGTCGTGCGAATTGTGGGGCTTGCTGAAGCGGCCCGACGAGAAGTTCGTGACCGAGCGTGCTTACGAAAATCCGAAATTCGTTGAAGACCTGGTTCGCGATGTCGCCACGCGACTGAATGCGGACGAACGGATTGTGGCGTATGTGCTGGAGGCCGAGAATTTCGAATCGATCCACAATCACAGCGCTTACGCCGTGATCGAGCATGACAAGCGGGTTTCAGCGCTGGCTATTTGA